The Gavia stellata isolate bGavSte3 chromosome 1, bGavSte3.hap2, whole genome shotgun sequence genome has a segment encoding these proteins:
- the TAB3 gene encoding TGF-beta-activated kinase 1 and MAP3K7-binding protein 3 — MAQGSQQLDVQVLHDLRQRFPEIPEGVVSQCMLQNNNNLDACCRALAQESNKYLYVEYHSPDDTRMNRNSLLHINLGIHPHTSYHAGDGAQLNGGRTLVHSSSDGHIDPQRTAGKQLICLVQEPHSAPAVVAASPSYNPFFMNDQNRNAATPPPQPPPQPSSIQPGMNTSAMQGPPPTYMHIPRYSTNPITVTVSQNLPSGQSVPRALQILPQIPSNLYGTPGSIYIRQTSQSSSGRQTPQNTQWHSSPQGPVPHYTPRPLPVYPHQQNYQPSQYSPKQPQIPQSAFRSPPASQCPSPFGSPQHQVQPPQLGHQSSHVFMPPSPSTVPPHPYQQASQTFQKQGGHSVSYLPPFAGPSLAKGSMNKIEITVEPPQRPGTAMNRSPSPISNQPSQRNQHPLYAATTPPSSSPSRGMSGQPKPPFSVNPVYITYTQPTGPTGAPTQSPRVMVSQPNPTIFKITVGRAPTENLLNLVDQEERSAAPEPIQPISVIPGSGGEKGSHKYQRSSSSGSDDYAYTQALLLHQRARMERLAKELKLEKEELERLKAEVNGMEHDLMQRRLRRVSCTTAIPTPEEMTRLRSLNRQLQINVDCTLKEVDLLQSRGNFDPKATCNFYDNIEPGPVVPPKPYKKEHQTSSKQTPRPQPRDEDFEGAPWNCDSCTFLNHPALNRCEQCEMPRYT; from the exons ATGGCGCAGGGCAGTCAACAACTCGACGTGCAGGTACTCCATGATCTCCGACAACGTTTCCCTGAGATACCTGAAGGGGTGGTATCTCAGTGCATGCTTCAG AACAACAACAACCTAGATGCCTGTTGTCGAGCCCTTGCACAGGAGAGCAACAAATACTTATACGTGGAGTACCATAGCCCTGATGACACCAGAATGAATAGAAATAGCCTTTTGCACATTAATCTGGGTATACATCCTCATACCAGCTATCATGCAGGGGATGGAGCTCAACTTAATGGTGGTCGTACACTGGTACACAGTTCAAGCGATGGACATATTGATCCACAACGCACAGCAGGTAAACAGCTGATATGCTTAGTTCAAGAACCACACTCTGCTCCCGCTGTTGTGGCAGCTTCTCCTAGTTATAATCCATTTTTCATGAATGACCAGAATAGAAATGCAGCTACTCCTCCTCCACAGCCACCTCCACAGCCATCTTCCATACAACCAGGAATGAACACGTCTGCTATGCAAGGCCCTCCTCCCACGTATATGCACATACCTCGGTACAGTACAAATCCCATTACTGTTACAGTATCACAAAACCTCCCCTCTGGACAGAGTGTACCCAGAGCTCTACAAATTCTTCCACAGATTCCAAGCAATCTTTATGGGACTCCTGGCTCTATTTATATAAGACAAACATCTCAAAGTTCTTCAGGACGACAGACTCCTCAGAATACACAGTGGCATTCATCGCCACAGGGCCCAGTTCCACATTATACTCCCCGTCCTCTACCTGTGTATCCACATCAACAGAACTACCAACCTTCTCAGTATTCTCCTAAACAACCCCAGATCCCTCAGTCAGCTTTTCGATCACCACCGGCATCCCAGTGTCCCTCTCCCTTTGGCTCTCCTCAACACCAAGTTCAGCCTCCTCAGCTGGGTCATCAGAGTTCACATGTTTTCATGCCTCCTAGTCCTTCAACTGTCCCACCCCATCCATATCAGCAAGCATCCCAGACTTTTCAAAAACAAGGTGGTCACTCTGTATCAtatcttcctccttttgctggACCTAGTTTAGCCAAAGGTTCCAtgaataaaatagaaattacagTTGAGCCACCGCAAAGACCTGGGACTGCAATGAACAGAAGTCCTTCACCAATAAGTAATCAACCATCTCAACGAAACCAGCACCCGCTGTATGCAGCCACTACTCCTCCTTCAAGCTCTCCATCAAGAGGTATGTCGGGTCAACCTAAACCTCCATTTAGTGTTAATCCAGTATATATTACCTACACTCAACCAACTGGACCTACAGGTGCACCAACACAGTCTCCTCGGGTAATGGTATCTCAGCCAAACCcaaccatttttaaaatcacagtagGTCGAGCACCGACTGAGAATCTTTTAAATTTAGTGGACCAAGAAGAGCGTTCTGCAGCACCAGAACCTATTCAGCCTATTTCTGTAATCCCAGGatctggaggagaaaaaggaagccATAAGTATCAGAGAAGTTCTAGTTCTGGATCAGACGACTATGCTTACACTCAAG CCTTGCTGTTACATCAACGAGCAAGGATGGAGAGATTAGCAAAGGAACTGAAGCTTGAGAAAGAAGAGCTTGAACGCCTGAAAGCTGAAGTCAATGGTATGGAGCATGATCTAATGCAGAGGCGCCTTCGAAGAGTTAGCTGTACAACTGCAATTCCAACA CCTGAGGAAATGACCAGATTAAGAAGCCTCAACAGACAGCTCCAGATAAATGTTGACTGTACACTGAAAGAAGTTGATCTCCTTCAATCTAGAG gGAACTTTGATCCGAAAGCCACGTGTAACTTCTATGATAACATAGAGCCTGGTCCTGTTGTGCCACCAAAGCCATATAAAAAGG aGCATCAAACCAGCTCCAAACAGACTCCACGGCCTCAACCAAGAGATGAAGACTTTGAAGGAGCTCCATGGAATTGTGATAGCTGCACCTTTCTAAATCACCCAGCACTAAATCGCTGTGAGCAGTGTGAAATGCCACGATACACCTGA